Proteins encoded together in one Chloroflexi bacterium ADurb.Bin180 window:
- the pgcA_1 gene encoding Phosphoglucomutase, whose protein sequence is MPIKFGTDGWRAVISDEFTFANVRLVAQAIADYVLRPPSDASQQGPRDTTVAIGFDTRFLSDRYAMEVARVMADRGVTVYLSKSDCPTPALAYAIRHLRTAGGVMITASHNPPRYNGIKFKGPHTGPGLPEETQVIEEFLARNHTNGIVPEDRSWALSNLPQEYPGITRFDPMPAYLDHLRTLVDLDALKHCGLKVAVDPMYGAGRGYIATFLREAGCEVTQIHGELNPGFGGIHPEPIERNLKDLLTTMRNGGYDLGLATDGDADRIGAADAQGCFVDPHRIFSLILRHLVQERKWRGSVVKSVSTTQLLNRLSDRYNLPLRETPVGFNYICAWFLNDPVGVLMGGEESGGMTIRGHVLDGDGILMGLLLAEMMAYQRQPLHKTIDGLMQEFGVFHYGRNDVHTQAFDKKELTQRLTREAPVSILSHRVLRVNNNDGVKYLLDDDSWLLIRPSGTEPVLRIYAEARTAAEVPQLLAAGAGLAKI, encoded by the coding sequence ATGCCAATCAAGTTCGGTACGGACGGGTGGCGCGCTGTTATCAGCGACGAGTTCACCTTTGCCAATGTCCGTCTGGTAGCCCAGGCTATTGCCGACTATGTCCTTCGACCGCCGTCAGACGCCTCTCAGCAGGGGCCTCGCGATACCACGGTCGCCATTGGTTTCGATACCCGTTTCCTTTCAGATCGCTATGCAATGGAAGTAGCCAGGGTAATGGCTGACCGTGGCGTGACTGTCTACCTCTCCAAGTCGGACTGTCCCACACCGGCGCTGGCTTACGCCATTCGGCACTTGAGAACAGCGGGCGGAGTCATGATCACCGCCAGCCACAATCCACCGCGCTACAATGGCATCAAGTTCAAGGGTCCACATACGGGTCCTGGTCTGCCAGAAGAGACCCAGGTGATTGAGGAGTTCCTCGCCCGCAACCATACCAACGGTATTGTGCCTGAGGATCGCAGTTGGGCGCTGTCCAACCTTCCTCAGGAGTATCCTGGTATTACTCGCTTTGATCCAATGCCTGCCTATCTCGATCACCTGCGCACACTGGTGGACCTGGATGCTTTGAAGCACTGTGGGCTGAAGGTAGCAGTTGACCCGATGTACGGGGCGGGCCGCGGATATATCGCCACCTTTCTGCGCGAAGCCGGCTGTGAGGTAACACAGATACATGGCGAGCTGAACCCGGGTTTTGGCGGCATCCACCCTGAACCCATAGAGCGGAACCTGAAGGATCTGTTGACGACAATGCGCAATGGCGGTTATGATCTCGGCCTGGCCACAGACGGCGATGCCGACCGTATCGGGGCAGCGGATGCACAGGGCTGCTTCGTGGACCCTCATCGCATCTTTTCGCTGATACTGCGCCACCTGGTGCAAGAGCGCAAGTGGCGCGGCTCGGTAGTCAAGAGTGTGTCTACGACCCAGCTCTTGAACAGGCTGTCGGATCGCTACAACCTCCCACTGCGCGAGACGCCGGTCGGCTTCAACTACATCTGCGCGTGGTTTCTCAACGACCCGGTCGGGGTTTTGATGGGGGGCGAAGAGAGCGGCGGCATGACCATTCGAGGACATGTGCTTGACGGCGACGGCATCCTGATGGGACTGCTGCTGGCCGAAATGATGGCCTATCAGAGACAGCCGCTGCACAAGACCATCGACGGCCTGATGCAAGAGTTCGGCGTGTTTCACTATGGCCGCAACGATGTTCACACACAGGCATTTGACAAGAAAGAACTCACCCAACGCCTCACCCGGGAGGCACCAGTGAGTATCCTCAGCCATCGTGTGCTGCGTGTCAACAACAACGACGGCGTCAAGTACCTGCTGGATGATGATAGCTGGTTGCTGATCAGGCCCTCAGGTACAGAGCCTGTGTTGCGCATCTATGCTGAGGCAAGAACCGCGGCAGAAGTGCCGCAGCTCCTGGCGGCAGGGGCAGGGTTGGCCAAGATCTAG
- the fdtC gene encoding dTDP-3-amino-3,6-dideoxy-alpha-D-galactopyranose 3-N-acetyltransferase, with translation MVLNVQIHPTAEVSPQASIGEGTRIWHQAQIRERARIGEQCIIGKGVYIDLDVVIGSQVKVQNGASIYHGATIEDGVFIGPHACFTNDRLPRAITPDGQLKGDSDWEVGRTLVKRGASIGAGAILLPGVTVGTFAMVGAGAVVTHDVPAHGLVVGNPARLVGFVCACGSRLDRVGSEEDRYICPACRRGYRLESTPGVNS, from the coding sequence ATGGTTTTGAACGTGCAGATTCACCCCACGGCAGAGGTATCTCCTCAGGCGTCCATTGGCGAGGGAACCAGGATCTGGCACCAGGCCCAGATTCGTGAGCGCGCCCGCATTGGCGAACAATGTATCATTGGCAAAGGTGTCTACATCGATTTGGACGTCGTCATTGGCAGTCAGGTTAAGGTGCAGAACGGCGCCAGCATCTATCACGGTGCCACAATCGAAGACGGAGTGTTCATCGGCCCGCACGCATGCTTCACCAATGACCGGCTGCCACGAGCCATCACCCCTGATGGACAACTCAAAGGGGACTCGGACTGGGAAGTTGGCCGGACGCTGGTGAAGAGGGGCGCTTCCATTGGTGCCGGAGCGATCCTGTTGCCCGGGGTCACGGTGGGAACGTTTGCCATGGTAGGGGCGGGAGCGGTTGTCACTCACGATGTCCCGGCACACGGTCTGGTGGTCGGCAACCCGGCAAGGCTTGTCGGTTTTGTCTGTGCGTGCGGCAGTAGACTGGACAGAGTTGGTTCTGAAGAAGATCGCTATATCTGTCCAGCGTGCAGGCGCGGCTACCGGCTTGAGAGTACGCCCGGGGTGAACTCGTGA
- the kanE_1 gene encoding Alpha-D-kanosaminyltransferase, with protein MRILEEASILQRLGNRVTVCTYNRGRDIPGLDIRRTAAIPWRTDYEVGSSRHKVAFDALLAWKSLAVALPTRPDIIHGHLHEGALIGSLVGKVVGAPLVFDFQGSMTAEMVDHRFLDPQGKLYRPLRWLEERIVQLPKAIITSSHHAAELLQKEFSCPGSKITAISDCVNADFFAPARSAAAVSELGAALGIPAEREVVVYLGLLAQWQGTDLLLQAAAELLLRRPNVHFLIMGFPSVEIYQSLAQNLGVADHVTFTGKIPYEQAPSYLGIGDVAVAPKMSTTEGSGKLLNYMAMGIPTVAFDVPVSREYLGDLGIYAQPGDTSSLALALETALDRKDASQALGLALRERVIQRHSWSVAGESILEVYDRVSA; from the coding sequence GTGCGTATCCTGGAGGAAGCCAGCATTCTGCAACGGTTGGGCAACCGGGTCACTGTCTGCACGTACAACAGGGGACGAGACATCCCCGGTCTGGACATACGGCGCACGGCCGCCATTCCGTGGCGAACTGACTATGAGGTAGGCTCATCCCGGCACAAGGTGGCCTTTGACGCGCTGCTGGCCTGGAAATCTCTGGCGGTAGCCCTGCCGACTCGACCCGATATCATTCACGGCCACCTGCACGAAGGAGCTCTGATTGGCAGTCTGGTCGGCAAGGTCGTGGGTGCGCCGCTGGTCTTTGACTTTCAAGGCAGCATGACTGCAGAGATGGTCGACCATCGCTTCCTCGACCCGCAAGGCAAGCTCTATCGTCCGTTGCGGTGGCTGGAGGAGCGCATTGTACAACTGCCCAAGGCGATCATTACCAGTTCGCATCACGCCGCCGAGTTGTTGCAGAAAGAGTTCAGTTGTCCTGGCAGCAAAATCACCGCCATCTCCGACTGCGTCAATGCCGATTTCTTTGCGCCGGCGCGCTCGGCAGCGGCCGTATCCGAGCTTGGAGCGGCTCTGGGTATCCCGGCTGAACGTGAGGTTGTGGTCTACCTCGGTCTGCTGGCCCAGTGGCAGGGAACGGACCTGCTGTTGCAGGCCGCGGCAGAGCTACTGTTGCGCCGCCCGAACGTGCATTTCCTGATAATGGGCTTCCCATCGGTCGAGATCTACCAGAGCCTGGCCCAGAATCTGGGTGTGGCAGACCACGTAACCTTTACGGGAAAGATTCCTTACGAGCAGGCACCGAGCTATCTGGGGATTGGCGACGTGGCTGTCGCGCCCAAGATGTCAACAACTGAAGGCAGTGGTAAACTGCTCAACTACATGGCAATGGGTATCCCAACGGTAGCATTTGATGTCCCTGTGAGCCGGGAATACTTGGGCGATCTGGGTATCTATGCCCAACCAGGGGATACGAGCTCGTTGGCGCTGGCACTGGAGACGGCTCTGGATAGGAAAGACGCGTCACAAGCGCTGGGTTTGGCACTGCGCGAGAGAGTCATTCAGCGCCATTCCTGGTCTGTGGCTGGCGAAAGCATTCTTGAGGTCTATGATCGGGTTAGCGCGTAG
- the tyrA gene encoding T-protein, with amino-acid sequence MGLNITIVGLGQTGTAIGGALKRTRADLKLTGHDRDHDAARRAQKAGCVDRTDWNLIGACDGADLVILSIPLEGIRATLQAIGPELKKGCVVTDTASVKTPVLAWAKETLPGHIFFVGGHPIPSQRGDETSQATDLLTGVTWCLAPAPNVPPEAIQRVSALVEAVGARPYFVDAAEHDGLIAAVELLPAVIAAALQLVAGGSPSRRELQRLSGTHFVATTQPLSPDPGKLAEMCLANRTNLVRWLDILLNQLAELRTLVAEGEREAIQKVLEQAVKMHDSWAVSELDQGEPVDYSAFSTARIMMGDLFRPRNPPEDRSRSGDAGPGNVATGK; translated from the coding sequence ATGGGACTCAATATCACCATTGTGGGTCTTGGCCAGACCGGGACGGCCATTGGCGGAGCGCTCAAAAGAACCCGAGCAGACCTCAAGCTGACCGGTCACGACCGGGATCATGACGCCGCCCGTCGCGCACAGAAGGCTGGCTGCGTGGACCGTACCGACTGGAATCTCATCGGAGCCTGTGATGGAGCTGATCTGGTGATCCTTTCTATCCCGCTCGAGGGGATCCGTGCTACTCTGCAGGCCATAGGACCAGAGCTGAAAAAGGGCTGCGTGGTGACAGACACCGCCAGCGTCAAGACTCCCGTGCTGGCGTGGGCGAAGGAGACCTTGCCAGGGCACATCTTTTTCGTGGGCGGCCACCCCATCCCAAGTCAGCGGGGTGATGAGACCAGTCAAGCCACTGATTTGTTGACCGGGGTCACCTGGTGTCTTGCCCCTGCTCCCAACGTGCCCCCGGAAGCCATTCAGCGGGTATCCGCTCTGGTTGAAGCCGTCGGTGCCCGTCCTTATTTTGTGGATGCTGCCGAACACGACGGTTTGATAGCGGCGGTTGAGCTATTGCCGGCCGTCATCGCGGCTGCCCTTCAACTTGTAGCCGGCGGCAGTCCTTCTCGGCGAGAGCTGCAGAGGCTCTCCGGTACCCATTTTGTAGCTACAACACAGCCCCTGTCGCCTGATCCGGGCAAACTGGCCGAGATGTGCCTGGCCAATAGAACCAACCTGGTGCGCTGGCTGGATATCCTGCTCAATCAACTCGCTGAGCTGCGTACGCTTGTGGCAGAGGGAGAGCGCGAGGCCATTCAGAAGGTGCTTGAGCAGGCGGTCAAGATGCATGACTCCTGGGCGGTCAGCGAACTCGATCAAGGCGAACCGGTTGACTACAGCGCTTTCTCAACCGCTCGCATAATGATGGGTGATCTCTTTCGACCCCGCAATCCGCCTGAGGATCGTTCTCGTAGCGGAGATGCCGGGCCTGGCAATGTGGCGACTGGGAAATAG
- a CDS encoding Peptidase family M50, with protein MDTRSLIASLLGILLALDVHECFHAWVADRLGDPTARYLGRISLNPIVHLDPIGTMMMLFAAFAGRGIGWGKPVPVNPRNLRYGPRIGMGIVSFAGPLANLVTAAVIGLPLRLGINLPGSLGMLLLRIMFINIGLAVFNLIPLPPLDGYGVLQGILAGIRGPTSYRISQSLTAFEQQGPILLFVLILAGQFFGFDLLGRFMDPLVWLFTRLFLGV; from the coding sequence GTGGATACCCGCAGTCTTATTGCCAGTTTGCTCGGAATCCTACTCGCACTCGACGTACATGAGTGTTTTCATGCCTGGGTCGCTGATAGGCTGGGCGATCCTACGGCCAGATACCTTGGACGCATCTCGTTGAATCCCATCGTCCATCTTGATCCGATTGGGACAATGATGATGCTCTTTGCTGCTTTTGCCGGTCGGGGCATCGGCTGGGGCAAGCCGGTGCCGGTGAACCCGCGTAACCTGCGCTATGGGCCCAGAATCGGCATGGGCATTGTCTCATTCGCTGGTCCCCTGGCGAACCTGGTCACTGCCGCGGTGATCGGCCTGCCCCTTCGTCTTGGCATTAACCTTCCTGGTTCACTGGGCATGCTGCTCCTGAGGATTATGTTTATCAACATCGGGCTGGCGGTATTTAACCTGATCCCTCTGCCGCCGCTAGATGGCTATGGAGTTCTACAGGGCATTCTGGCCGGGATTCGCGGCCCAACCAGCTACCGGATTTCTCAAAGCCTGACTGCGTTTGAGCAACAAGGCCCCATTCTGCTCTTTGTGTTGATCCTGGCGGGGCAGTTCTTTGGGTTCGACCTGCTGGGGCGCTTTATGGATCCCCTGGTGTGGCTGTTCACCAGGCTCTTTCTTGGTGTCTAA
- the rex gene encoding Redox-sensing transcriptional repressor Rex yields MNPLEIPEIVIRRLPLYLRALKRMTEEGQSVTSSQEMASRLGISATQIRKDLSYFGEFGKQGTGYDTAFLRAQLEAILQVSKHWKVAVVGAGDLGCAVLRYSQFEDGGFIVAAVFDRDSQKIGRQVGHYQVLDVARLSAVVEEQGIRIAILAVPAEEAQAVANSLVEAGVKGILSYAPMPLELPADIQVHYIDPVIGLQGMTYYLSPS; encoded by the coding sequence ATGAATCCGCTGGAGATTCCAGAGATTGTGATTCGAAGGCTGCCCCTGTACCTGCGGGCTCTCAAGCGCATGACCGAAGAAGGGCAGAGCGTTACGTCGTCGCAGGAAATGGCCTCGCGGCTGGGCATCAGCGCCACGCAGATCCGCAAGGACCTCTCGTACTTTGGCGAGTTTGGCAAGCAGGGGACCGGCTACGATACGGCATTCCTCCGCGCCCAGCTCGAGGCGATTCTGCAGGTCAGCAAGCACTGGAAGGTGGCTGTTGTTGGCGCCGGAGATTTGGGCTGCGCCGTGCTGCGCTACAGCCAGTTCGAGGATGGTGGATTCATTGTTGCCGCTGTCTTTGATCGCGACAGTCAGAAGATCGGCCGCCAGGTTGGCCACTACCAGGTTCTTGATGTGGCCAGGCTAAGCGCGGTAGTTGAGGAACAGGGCATCCGCATCGCCATACTGGCGGTCCCCGCCGAAGAGGCGCAGGCCGTAGCCAACTCATTGGTCGAGGCGGGTGTCAAAGGCATCCTGAGTTATGCCCCTATGCCTCTGGAACTTCCGGCTGACATTCAGGTGCACTACATCGACCCGGTCATCGGCCTGCAAGGTATGACCTACTATCTGAGTCCCAGCTAG
- the mreB_1 gene encoding Rod shape-determining protein MreB encodes MLATQIGIDLGTVNVLVFVRGKGIMLREPSVVAVSVNDNRIVAVGEEARQMLGRTPETIEVVRPMLGGVIADYEVTEKMLSYFISKVCGRIRLTRPEVMISVPVGVTSVESRAVRDAAMAAGAKSAYLVPEPLAAALGADMPIHTPTGNMIVNIGGGVSEAAVLAVNGIVVWNSVRVGGIRTDDAVAAYIRRKYNLLIGEQTAEEIKIQVGSATPLEQEMQIEVRGRDQVSGLPKTISVTSGEVTEAIGEPLSALAATARAVLEKTPPELAADIIDRGIVMTGGGSLLRNIDRFLTRETGVPCHVADDPLACVAKGAGKALEQYAVLKRSLPSL; translated from the coding sequence ATGCTCGCTACGCAAATAGGAATCGACCTGGGGACCGTCAATGTGCTGGTGTTTGTGCGCGGCAAAGGTATTATGCTGCGCGAGCCAAGCGTGGTGGCTGTGTCGGTTAACGATAATCGTATCGTAGCCGTGGGCGAAGAAGCTCGCCAGATGCTGGGGCGTACGCCAGAGACGATTGAGGTCGTGCGACCTATGCTGGGCGGGGTTATCGCGGATTATGAAGTCACCGAAAAGATGCTCAGCTATTTCATCTCCAAGGTGTGCGGGCGGATTCGTCTCACGCGGCCGGAGGTCATGATCAGCGTTCCGGTGGGAGTCACCAGTGTCGAAAGCCGCGCCGTTCGTGATGCGGCGATGGCGGCCGGTGCCAAGTCGGCCTATCTGGTGCCGGAACCCCTTGCCGCTGCCCTGGGCGCCGATATGCCCATTCACACCCCTACCGGCAATATGATTGTGAATATCGGCGGAGGAGTCAGTGAGGCCGCCGTCCTGGCCGTGAATGGCATTGTGGTGTGGAATTCCGTGCGCGTGGGTGGCATCAGGACCGACGATGCGGTCGCCGCCTACATTCGCCGCAAGTACAACCTGCTGATTGGAGAGCAAACCGCTGAAGAGATCAAGATCCAGGTTGGCAGCGCGACGCCACTGGAACAGGAGATGCAGATCGAAGTTCGCGGTCGCGATCAGGTCAGCGGGCTGCCCAAGACCATTAGCGTCACTTCGGGTGAAGTTACGGAGGCGATTGGCGAACCGCTGTCAGCCCTGGCAGCAACCGCCAGGGCCGTCCTGGAGAAAACGCCGCCGGAACTGGCGGCCGATATTATCGATCGCGGTATCGTAATGACCGGTGGGGGCTCCTTGTTGCGCAACATCGACCGCTTTCTGACCAGAGAGACCGGTGTTCCCTGTCACGTAGCCGATGACCCACTGGCGTGCGTGGCCAAGGGCGCCGGCAAGGCACTGGAGCAGTACGCAGTTCTCAAGCGCAGCCTGCCATCGCTCTAG
- the murAA gene encoding UDP-N-acetylglucosamine 1-carboxyvinyltransferase 1, whose amino-acid sequence MLLVVEGRHKLEGEVAVAGAKNAALPILAATLLTSDECHLENLPDIEDIRNMVALLRQLGADVRVDGNRRVVARASALTSSAIPEELAVKMRGSFLTVGALLGRLREASAPHPGGCAIGARPVGVDLKGFQAMGTEISQGNGRYTLRAPSLKGGRISLDYPSHTGTENLLLAACLAEGTTIIENASVEPEVADLANLLNAMGARIYGAGTGIIQVEGVQKLHGAAYRVMPDRLEAGTYAIAAAITGGSVAIRGRVARYLGALSSKLGEIGVSVSADKEVYHVQATDKLAAVDIRTFPYPGFPTDLQAPIGALLTQARGESSIHETMYDARLLYVSELQKMGADIGVLAQTAVIKGPCSLHGSQVRALDIRSGAAVILATLVAEGTSEISGVGLVDRGYDGIDIKLAALGARIQRVA is encoded by the coding sequence ATGCTCCTCGTAGTTGAGGGCCGCCACAAACTGGAAGGCGAAGTCGCGGTTGCCGGGGCAAAGAACGCCGCGCTGCCCATTCTCGCGGCTACCCTGCTTACCTCGGACGAGTGTCACCTGGAGAACTTGCCGGACATCGAAGACATTCGCAACATGGTTGCTCTGCTGCGTCAGTTGGGGGCGGATGTTCGTGTCGATGGCAACCGTCGAGTGGTGGCAAGGGCATCTGCCCTGACCAGCTCTGCCATCCCCGAGGAGCTCGCGGTCAAGATGCGTGGCAGTTTCCTCACTGTCGGCGCTCTTCTGGGCCGCCTGCGCGAGGCTTCTGCTCCCCACCCTGGTGGATGTGCCATTGGAGCACGCCCGGTGGGCGTGGATCTCAAAGGGTTCCAGGCCATGGGTACGGAGATATCTCAGGGCAACGGTCGGTACACCCTGCGAGCTCCCAGTCTCAAAGGCGGGCGCATCTCCCTGGATTACCCGAGCCATACTGGCACAGAGAACCTGTTGCTGGCTGCCTGCCTGGCCGAAGGTACTACGATCATCGAAAATGCCTCGGTTGAGCCAGAAGTTGCCGATCTGGCCAACCTGCTTAATGCGATGGGCGCGAGGATCTACGGGGCCGGGACGGGCATTATCCAGGTGGAAGGAGTGCAAAAGCTGCACGGGGCTGCCTATAGAGTGATGCCCGACCGCCTAGAAGCCGGCACCTACGCCATCGCCGCAGCGATCACTGGCGGATCAGTCGCGATTCGTGGCCGTGTGGCGCGTTATCTGGGAGCGTTGAGTAGCAAACTCGGTGAGATAGGAGTGTCGGTGTCTGCCGACAAGGAAGTCTATCACGTGCAGGCCACTGACAAGTTAGCCGCTGTCGACATTCGAACGTTTCCTTATCCGGGCTTTCCTACTGACCTGCAGGCGCCAATCGGGGCACTGTTGACTCAAGCCCGGGGCGAGAGTTCGATCCACGAAACGATGTACGACGCTCGTTTGCTCTATGTGAGTGAGCTGCAAAAGATGGGGGCCGACATAGGTGTGCTGGCCCAAACGGCTGTCATCAAGGGCCCGTGTTCACTGCACGGCAGCCAGGTAAGGGCTCTGGATATCCGCTCGGGCGCCGCGGTGATCCTGGCGACTCTAGTCGCGGAGGGCACCTCGGAGATTTCCGGCGTAGGTCTGGTAGACCGCGGTTACGACGGCATTGACATCAAGCTGGCGGCACTGGGCGCCAGGATTCAAAGAGTTGCCTAA
- a CDS encoding Cellulase (glycosyl hydrolase family 5) has product MNSPEYGMQAFLWWRPEVASRDMGMIKAAGFGWVKQNIGWRDVEGARKGTFDWGRVDWIVSECNKLGLDLLVRIDHQPQWAGGNYPTNGPPNKIADLGDFLSVMASRYKGRIRAYEIWNEPNLAREWGGQPPNASQYVALLREAYRRIKQADPNAMVISAGLTPTGTWSPEATPDDVYLDEMYKAMGGASSGYYDVLGVHAAGYKAPPEISPEEADDNPAYGGERFFCFRRVEDLRRIMERYGDSAKQVAILEFGWTSDPIHEAYSWHAVSEEVKAEYFVRAYAWAKANWSPWIGLMNLIYIADPDWTEADEQYWWAISLPGYPDFRPRPAYLKLKEMPK; this is encoded by the coding sequence ATGAACTCGCCGGAGTATGGCATGCAAGCCTTCCTGTGGTGGCGCCCAGAAGTAGCCAGCCGCGATATGGGCATGATCAAAGCGGCCGGGTTTGGCTGGGTGAAGCAGAATATCGGCTGGCGCGATGTGGAGGGGGCACGCAAGGGCACGTTCGACTGGGGTCGCGTTGACTGGATTGTGTCCGAGTGCAACAAACTCGGGCTGGACCTGCTGGTGCGCATAGACCACCAGCCGCAGTGGGCCGGAGGCAACTACCCAACAAACGGCCCGCCCAACAAGATCGCTGATCTGGGTGACTTTTTGTCGGTGATGGCCAGCCGGTACAAGGGGCGGATTCGAGCTTATGAGATCTGGAATGAACCGAACCTGGCGCGGGAGTGGGGGGGTCAACCACCCAATGCGAGCCAGTACGTCGCGCTTTTGCGCGAAGCCTACCGGAGAATCAAGCAGGCAGACCCCAATGCGATGGTCATCAGCGCTGGCCTCACACCAACCGGGACCTGGTCACCTGAGGCAACACCCGATGACGTTTACCTTGATGAAATGTACAAGGCCATGGGCGGGGCGAGCAGCGGCTACTATGACGTACTGGGCGTTCATGCAGCGGGCTACAAGGCACCACCGGAGATTAGCCCTGAAGAGGCAGACGACAATCCCGCCTATGGCGGAGAACGCTTCTTCTGTTTCCGCCGGGTAGAAGACCTGCGCCGGATCATGGAGCGCTACGGCGACTCGGCCAAGCAGGTGGCGATCCTCGAGTTTGGCTGGACTAGTGATCCTATCCACGAGGCCTACTCCTGGCATGCCGTGTCTGAAGAGGTCAAGGCCGAGTACTTTGTGCGTGCCTATGCCTGGGCCAAGGCCAACTGGTCACCCTGGATAGGCCTGATGAACCTGATCTACATTGCCGACCCGGATTGGACCGAGGCCGATGAGCAGTACTGGTGGGCCATCTCGTTGCCTGGCTATCCTGACTTTAGACCCAGACCAGCCTACCTAAAGCTCAAGGAAATGCCCAAGTAA